One window of Medicago truncatula cultivar Jemalong A17 chromosome 2, MtrunA17r5.0-ANR, whole genome shotgun sequence genomic DNA carries:
- the LOC11435273 gene encoding 60S ribosomal protein L37-3, translating into MGKGTGSFGKRRNKTHTLCVRCGRRSFHLQKSRCSACAYPAARVRKYNWSEKAIRRKTTGTGRMRYLRNVPRRFKSGFREGTEAAPRKKGAASA; encoded by the exons ATG GGTAAGGGAACTGGAAGTTTCGGTAAGAGGAGGAACAAGACCCACACACTCTGTGTCAGGTGTGGCCGCCGCAGTTTCCATCTCCAGAAGAGTAGATGCTCCGCTTGTGCTTACCCAGCTGCTCGTGTTAGGAAAT ATAACTGGAGTGAAAAGGCAATCCGTAGGAAGACTACTGGAACCGGTAGGATGAGGTACTTGCGCAACGTTCCTCGCCGTTTCAAGAGTGGTTTCAGAGAgg GAACTGAAGCTGCACCTAGGAAGAAGGGAGCTGCATCTGCTTAA
- the LOC11425786 gene encoding F-box/LRR-repeat protein At3g26922 isoform X1, which yields MDILTKLIKRVLSFAEKVESLQKFARVSKQFSLPLCFDSISHQKTPNLGFAEDSKEVFVYETMVRRSLRSRKHKHNENEDIISNLTDCILIHVLSFLNAKEAAQTCILSKRWITLWKGLPTITLSSSNFRTEKSLAEFLSHFLSLRDGSTTIHTLDVHCLYYLEPSLFQMIIKYAISHNVQHLLMNFPCRIDLFPSCFFSCHTLTSLNLSGYDILFGQIPIFPKNLNLPALTSLSLKYFSFHRSDAGCVVEPFSTFNMLNRLIIDSCIVQDAQNLCISSTKLVNLTIIMHDCEPKTIIGTYFGLELYAPSLQTFAFSGPYTPKLFASKNVLSSIKHVNIHVTCYWNSKARETSPVLLNWLVVLTNIESLTICLYTLEVLSLVRDLLKVEFPSLFNLKSLKLKTPMPSSKLDKRVDFLIQNSPSTKVDIIHL from the exons ATGGACATTTTGACCAAG CTTATAAAACGAGTTCTTTCATTCGCTGAGAAGGTTGAATCATTGCAAAAATTCGCCCGCGTCTCTAAGCAGTTCTCTCTCCCCCTCTGCTTTGATTCCATCAGTCACCAAAAGACTCCAAATCTAGGTTTTGCAGAAGATTCGAAAG AAGTTTTTGTTTACGAGACAATGGTGAGACGAAGCCTACGTAGCAGGAAACATAAGCACAACGAAAACGAAGACATTATCAGTAACTTGACTGATTGTATTCTCATTCACGTACTGTCCTTTTTGAACGCAAAAGAGGCCGCTCAAACTTGCATTTTGTCCAAAAGATGGATCACTCTCTGGAAGGGTCTTCCTACTATTACATTAAGTTCTTCGAACTTTAGGACCGAGAAAAGTTTAGCCGAATTCCTGTCTCACTTTTTATCTCTTCGCGATGGCTCAACCACTATACACACTCTCGATGTTCACTGCCTATATTACTTGGAGCCTAGCCTGTTCCAAATGATTATAAAATACGCTATTTCCCACAATGTCCAACACTTACTAATGAATTTCCCTTGTCGTATTGACCTCTTTCCCTCTTGCTTCTTTTCGTGTCACACATTAACGTCTCTTAATCTTTCTGGTTACGATATATTGTTTGGTCAGATACCaatatttccaaaaaatttaaatctgCCAGCATTAACCAGCTTGTCTTTAAAGTACTTTTCCTTTCATCGCAGTGATGCTGGTTGTGTCGTCGAGCCCTTTTCGACATTTAACATGTTGAATCGTTTGATCATTGACAGTTGTATAGTTCAGGATGCACAAAACCTTTGCATATCAAGTACCAAGCTTGtcaatttaactataattaTGCATGATTGTGAGCCTAAGACCATTATCGGAACCTATTTTGGACTCGAGCTGTATGCTCCAAGTCTTCAAACCTTTGCTTTTTCTGGTCCTTATACTCCAAAACTTTTTGCAAGCAAGAATGTTCTCTCTTCTATCAAACATGTAAATATCCATGTAACGTGTTACTGGAACTCGAAAGCAAGGGAAACCTCACCGGTTCTACTCAACTGGTTGGTTGTGCTTACCAACATCGAATCATTGACTATCTGTTTGTATACTCTTGAG GTGCTTTCCTTAGTTCGTGATTTATTGAAGGTTGAGTTCCCTTCCTTGTTTAACTTGAAGTCGCTGAAATTAAAAACGCCCATGCCTTCATCTAAACTTGACAAAAGAGTGGACTTTTTGATTCAAAACTCACCCTCGACAAAGGTTGACATCATACATTTATAA
- the LOC11421498 gene encoding lysine histidine transporter 1 isoform X2 yields MGTESPKNEKPIASSEAEKIDKRTAEQKAIDDWLPITSSRNAKWWYAAFHNVTAMVGAGVLSLPSAMASLGWGPGVVILILSWIITLYTLWQMVEMHEMVPGKRFDRYHELGQEAFGEKLGLWIVVPQQLICEVGVDIVYMVTGGKSLQKIHDLVCKKNCKSMKTTYFIMIFASVHFILAHLPNFNSIAGISLAAAIMSLSYSTIAWVASLKKGVQPDVAYGYKATTPTGTVFNFFSALGDVAFAYAGHNVVLEIQATIPSTPEKPSKGPMWRGVLLAYIVVALCYFPVALIGYWMFGNSVADNILTSLNKPTWLIVAANMFVVIHVIGSYQLYAMPVFDMIETVMVKKLRFKPTRLLRFVVRNVYVAFTMFVGITFPFFGALLGFFGGLAFAPTTYFLPCIMWLAIYKPKRFSLSWFTNWICIILGLLLMILSPIGGLRLIILNAKSYGFYT; encoded by the exons ATGGGAACTGAGtctccaaaaaatgaaaaaccaatTGCTTCTTCAGAGGCTGAAAAG atagATAAAAGAACAGCTGAACAAAAGGCAATAGATGATTGGCTTCCCATAACTTCTTCAAGGAATGCAAAATGGTGGTACGCAGCTTTTCACAATGTTACTGCCATGGTTGGAGCTGGTGTCTTGAGTCTTCCATCTGCCATGGCAAGTCTTGGATG GGGTCCTGGTGTGGTGATTCTAATCTTATCATGGATAATCACCCTCTACACTCTATGGCAAATGGTTGAAATGCATGAAATGGTTCCAGGAAAACGGTTTGATAGGTACCATGAGTTGGGGCAGGAAGCATTTGGAGAAAAGCTTGGACTCTGGATTGTCGTGCCACAACAGTTGATATGTGAAGTTGGTGTGGACATTGTTTACATGGTCACCGGGGGAAAGTCACTGCAGAAAATTCATGATTTggtgtgtaaaaaaaattgcaaatcaaTGAAAACTACTTATTTCATCATGATATTTGCCTCTGTTCATTTTATTCTTGCTCATCTTCCCAACTTCAACTCCATTGCTGGTATCTCCTTGGCTGCAGCAATCATGTCTTTGAG TTACTCAACAATTGCATGGGTGGCTTCATTAAAAAAGGGAGTTCAACCAGATGTGGCATATGGCTACAAAGCCACAACTCCAACAGGAACTGTTTTCAATTTCTTCAGTGCTTTAGGTGATGTTGCATTTGCCTATGCTGGACACAATGTGGTGTTGGAGATTCAAGCAACAATCCCTTCCACACCAGAGAAACCATCCAAGGGTCCAATGTGGAGAGGAGTTTTATTAGCATATATTGTTGTAGCTTTGTGTTATTTCCCTGTTGCTCTTATTGGATATTGGATGTTTGGCAATTCAGTTGCTGATAATATTCTTACTTCTCTTAATAAACCTACTTGGCTTATAGTTGCAGCTAACATGTTTGTTGTCATCCATGTTATAGGAAGCTATCag TTGTATGCAATGCCTGTTTTTGACATGATTGAGACCGTAATGGTCAAAAAATTGCGTTTCAAGCCAACCCGACTCCTAAGATTTGTTGTTCGCAATGTTTATGTTG CATTCACAATGTTTGTGGGCATAACCTTCCCATTCTTTGGTGCTCTCCTTGGATTTTTTGGAGGATTGGCATTTGCTCCCACAACATATTTT CTTCCTTGCATTATGTGGCTTGCTATTTACAAACCTAAGAGGTTTAGCTTGTCTTGGTTCACCAATTGG ATTTGCATTATACTTGGCCTCCTCCTTATGATTCTGTCACCAATAGGTGGATTGAGGCTAATCATACTCAATGCCAAGTCCTACGGTTTCTATACTTGA
- the LOC11425786 gene encoding F-box/LRR-repeat protein At3g26922 isoform X3 — MDILTKVESLQKFARVSKQFSLPLCFDSISHQKTPNLGFAEDSKEVFVYETMVRRSLRSRKHKHNENEDIISNLTDCILIHVLSFLNAKEAAQTCILSKRWITLWKGLPTITLSSSNFRTEKSLAEFLSHFLSLRDGSTTIHTLDVHCLYYLEPSLFQMIIKYAISHNVQHLLMNFPCRIDLFPSCFFSCHTLTSLNLSGYDILFGQIPIFPKNLNLPALTSLSLKYFSFHRSDAGCVVEPFSTFNMLNRLIIDSCIVQDAQNLCISSTKLVNLTIIMHDCEPKTIIGTYFGLELYAPSLQTFAFSGPYTPKLFASKNVLSSIKHVNIHVTCYWNSKARETSPVLLNWLVVLTNIESLTICLYTLEVLSLVRDLLKVEFPSLFNLKSLKLKTPMPSSKLDKRVDFLIQNSPSTKVDIIHL; from the exons ATGGACATTTTGACCAAG GTTGAATCATTGCAAAAATTCGCCCGCGTCTCTAAGCAGTTCTCTCTCCCCCTCTGCTTTGATTCCATCAGTCACCAAAAGACTCCAAATCTAGGTTTTGCAGAAGATTCGAAAG AAGTTTTTGTTTACGAGACAATGGTGAGACGAAGCCTACGTAGCAGGAAACATAAGCACAACGAAAACGAAGACATTATCAGTAACTTGACTGATTGTATTCTCATTCACGTACTGTCCTTTTTGAACGCAAAAGAGGCCGCTCAAACTTGCATTTTGTCCAAAAGATGGATCACTCTCTGGAAGGGTCTTCCTACTATTACATTAAGTTCTTCGAACTTTAGGACCGAGAAAAGTTTAGCCGAATTCCTGTCTCACTTTTTATCTCTTCGCGATGGCTCAACCACTATACACACTCTCGATGTTCACTGCCTATATTACTTGGAGCCTAGCCTGTTCCAAATGATTATAAAATACGCTATTTCCCACAATGTCCAACACTTACTAATGAATTTCCCTTGTCGTATTGACCTCTTTCCCTCTTGCTTCTTTTCGTGTCACACATTAACGTCTCTTAATCTTTCTGGTTACGATATATTGTTTGGTCAGATACCaatatttccaaaaaatttaaatctgCCAGCATTAACCAGCTTGTCTTTAAAGTACTTTTCCTTTCATCGCAGTGATGCTGGTTGTGTCGTCGAGCCCTTTTCGACATTTAACATGTTGAATCGTTTGATCATTGACAGTTGTATAGTTCAGGATGCACAAAACCTTTGCATATCAAGTACCAAGCTTGtcaatttaactataattaTGCATGATTGTGAGCCTAAGACCATTATCGGAACCTATTTTGGACTCGAGCTGTATGCTCCAAGTCTTCAAACCTTTGCTTTTTCTGGTCCTTATACTCCAAAACTTTTTGCAAGCAAGAATGTTCTCTCTTCTATCAAACATGTAAATATCCATGTAACGTGTTACTGGAACTCGAAAGCAAGGGAAACCTCACCGGTTCTACTCAACTGGTTGGTTGTGCTTACCAACATCGAATCATTGACTATCTGTTTGTATACTCTTGAG GTGCTTTCCTTAGTTCGTGATTTATTGAAGGTTGAGTTCCCTTCCTTGTTTAACTTGAAGTCGCTGAAATTAAAAACGCCCATGCCTTCATCTAAACTTGACAAAAGAGTGGACTTTTTGATTCAAAACTCACCCTCGACAAAGGTTGACATCATACATTTATAA
- the LOC11421498 gene encoding lysine histidine transporter 1 isoform X1 encodes MGTESPKNEKPIASSEAEKVSFSAQEPIDKRTAEQKAIDDWLPITSSRNAKWWYAAFHNVTAMVGAGVLSLPSAMASLGWGPGVVILILSWIITLYTLWQMVEMHEMVPGKRFDRYHELGQEAFGEKLGLWIVVPQQLICEVGVDIVYMVTGGKSLQKIHDLVCKKNCKSMKTTYFIMIFASVHFILAHLPNFNSIAGISLAAAIMSLSYSTIAWVASLKKGVQPDVAYGYKATTPTGTVFNFFSALGDVAFAYAGHNVVLEIQATIPSTPEKPSKGPMWRGVLLAYIVVALCYFPVALIGYWMFGNSVADNILTSLNKPTWLIVAANMFVVIHVIGSYQLYAMPVFDMIETVMVKKLRFKPTRLLRFVVRNVYVAFTMFVGITFPFFGALLGFFGGLAFAPTTYFLPCIMWLAIYKPKRFSLSWFTNWICIILGLLLMILSPIGGLRLIILNAKSYGFYT; translated from the exons ATGGGAACTGAGtctccaaaaaatgaaaaaccaatTGCTTCTTCAGAGGCTGAAAAGGTCTCTTTCTCAGCACAAGAACCA atagATAAAAGAACAGCTGAACAAAAGGCAATAGATGATTGGCTTCCCATAACTTCTTCAAGGAATGCAAAATGGTGGTACGCAGCTTTTCACAATGTTACTGCCATGGTTGGAGCTGGTGTCTTGAGTCTTCCATCTGCCATGGCAAGTCTTGGATG GGGTCCTGGTGTGGTGATTCTAATCTTATCATGGATAATCACCCTCTACACTCTATGGCAAATGGTTGAAATGCATGAAATGGTTCCAGGAAAACGGTTTGATAGGTACCATGAGTTGGGGCAGGAAGCATTTGGAGAAAAGCTTGGACTCTGGATTGTCGTGCCACAACAGTTGATATGTGAAGTTGGTGTGGACATTGTTTACATGGTCACCGGGGGAAAGTCACTGCAGAAAATTCATGATTTggtgtgtaaaaaaaattgcaaatcaaTGAAAACTACTTATTTCATCATGATATTTGCCTCTGTTCATTTTATTCTTGCTCATCTTCCCAACTTCAACTCCATTGCTGGTATCTCCTTGGCTGCAGCAATCATGTCTTTGAG TTACTCAACAATTGCATGGGTGGCTTCATTAAAAAAGGGAGTTCAACCAGATGTGGCATATGGCTACAAAGCCACAACTCCAACAGGAACTGTTTTCAATTTCTTCAGTGCTTTAGGTGATGTTGCATTTGCCTATGCTGGACACAATGTGGTGTTGGAGATTCAAGCAACAATCCCTTCCACACCAGAGAAACCATCCAAGGGTCCAATGTGGAGAGGAGTTTTATTAGCATATATTGTTGTAGCTTTGTGTTATTTCCCTGTTGCTCTTATTGGATATTGGATGTTTGGCAATTCAGTTGCTGATAATATTCTTACTTCTCTTAATAAACCTACTTGGCTTATAGTTGCAGCTAACATGTTTGTTGTCATCCATGTTATAGGAAGCTATCag TTGTATGCAATGCCTGTTTTTGACATGATTGAGACCGTAATGGTCAAAAAATTGCGTTTCAAGCCAACCCGACTCCTAAGATTTGTTGTTCGCAATGTTTATGTTG CATTCACAATGTTTGTGGGCATAACCTTCCCATTCTTTGGTGCTCTCCTTGGATTTTTTGGAGGATTGGCATTTGCTCCCACAACATATTTT CTTCCTTGCATTATGTGGCTTGCTATTTACAAACCTAAGAGGTTTAGCTTGTCTTGGTTCACCAATTGG ATTTGCATTATACTTGGCCTCCTCCTTATGATTCTGTCACCAATAGGTGGATTGAGGCTAATCATACTCAATGCCAAGTCCTACGGTTTCTATACTTGA
- the LOC11425786 gene encoding F-box/LRR-repeat protein At3g26922 isoform X2, translating to MDILTKLIKRVLSFAEKVESLQKFARVSKQFSLPLCFDSISHQKTPNLGFAEDSKVFVYETMVRRSLRSRKHKHNENEDIISNLTDCILIHVLSFLNAKEAAQTCILSKRWITLWKGLPTITLSSSNFRTEKSLAEFLSHFLSLRDGSTTIHTLDVHCLYYLEPSLFQMIIKYAISHNVQHLLMNFPCRIDLFPSCFFSCHTLTSLNLSGYDILFGQIPIFPKNLNLPALTSLSLKYFSFHRSDAGCVVEPFSTFNMLNRLIIDSCIVQDAQNLCISSTKLVNLTIIMHDCEPKTIIGTYFGLELYAPSLQTFAFSGPYTPKLFASKNVLSSIKHVNIHVTCYWNSKARETSPVLLNWLVVLTNIESLTICLYTLEVLSLVRDLLKVEFPSLFNLKSLKLKTPMPSSKLDKRVDFLIQNSPSTKVDIIHL from the exons ATGGACATTTTGACCAAG CTTATAAAACGAGTTCTTTCATTCGCTGAGAAGGTTGAATCATTGCAAAAATTCGCCCGCGTCTCTAAGCAGTTCTCTCTCCCCCTCTGCTTTGATTCCATCAGTCACCAAAAGACTCCAAATCTAGGTTTTGCAGAAGATTCGAAAG TTTTTGTTTACGAGACAATGGTGAGACGAAGCCTACGTAGCAGGAAACATAAGCACAACGAAAACGAAGACATTATCAGTAACTTGACTGATTGTATTCTCATTCACGTACTGTCCTTTTTGAACGCAAAAGAGGCCGCTCAAACTTGCATTTTGTCCAAAAGATGGATCACTCTCTGGAAGGGTCTTCCTACTATTACATTAAGTTCTTCGAACTTTAGGACCGAGAAAAGTTTAGCCGAATTCCTGTCTCACTTTTTATCTCTTCGCGATGGCTCAACCACTATACACACTCTCGATGTTCACTGCCTATATTACTTGGAGCCTAGCCTGTTCCAAATGATTATAAAATACGCTATTTCCCACAATGTCCAACACTTACTAATGAATTTCCCTTGTCGTATTGACCTCTTTCCCTCTTGCTTCTTTTCGTGTCACACATTAACGTCTCTTAATCTTTCTGGTTACGATATATTGTTTGGTCAGATACCaatatttccaaaaaatttaaatctgCCAGCATTAACCAGCTTGTCTTTAAAGTACTTTTCCTTTCATCGCAGTGATGCTGGTTGTGTCGTCGAGCCCTTTTCGACATTTAACATGTTGAATCGTTTGATCATTGACAGTTGTATAGTTCAGGATGCACAAAACCTTTGCATATCAAGTACCAAGCTTGtcaatttaactataattaTGCATGATTGTGAGCCTAAGACCATTATCGGAACCTATTTTGGACTCGAGCTGTATGCTCCAAGTCTTCAAACCTTTGCTTTTTCTGGTCCTTATACTCCAAAACTTTTTGCAAGCAAGAATGTTCTCTCTTCTATCAAACATGTAAATATCCATGTAACGTGTTACTGGAACTCGAAAGCAAGGGAAACCTCACCGGTTCTACTCAACTGGTTGGTTGTGCTTACCAACATCGAATCATTGACTATCTGTTTGTATACTCTTGAG GTGCTTTCCTTAGTTCGTGATTTATTGAAGGTTGAGTTCCCTTCCTTGTTTAACTTGAAGTCGCTGAAATTAAAAACGCCCATGCCTTCATCTAAACTTGACAAAAGAGTGGACTTTTTGATTCAAAACTCACCCTCGACAAAGGTTGACATCATACATTTATAA
- the LOC11434770 gene encoding ras-related protein Rab7 has product MASHSRRRMLLKVIILGDSGVGKTSLMNQYVNRKFSNQYKATIGADFLTKEVQVEDRLFTLQIWDTAGQERFQSLGVAFYRGADCCVLVYDVNVMKSFENLNHWREEFLIQASPSDPENFPFVVLGNKVDVDGGNSRVVSEKKAKAWCASKGNIPYFETSAKEGFNVEAAFECITKNALKNEPEEELYMPETIDVGGGGRQQRSTGCEC; this is encoded by the exons ATGGCTTCTCATTCTCGCCGCCGCATGTTATTGAAAGTCATCATCCTCGGTGATAgtgg GGTTGGCAAAACATCACTCATGAATCA GTATGTGAATCGAAAGTTTAGTAACCAGTATAAGGCTACCATTGGTGCTGATTTCCTTACCAAGGAAGTTCAAGTTGAAGACAGGTTGTTCACATTGCAG ATCTGGGATACTGCTGGTCAGGAGAGGTTTCAAAGTCTTGGTGTGGCTTTCTACCGAGGTGCAGATTGCTGTGTCCTTGTTTATGATGTAAATGTCATGAAATCTTTTGAAAACCTTAACCACTGGCGAGAAGAGTTCCTTATTCAG gCTAGTCCATCTGATCCTGAAAACTTCCCATTTGTGGTGTTGGGAAACAAAGTAGATGTTGATGGTGGAAATAGCCGAGTT GTTTCTGAGAAGAAAGCAAAGGCATGGTGTGCTTCCAAGGGGAATATACCATACTTTGAGACCTCTGCAAAGGAGGGTTTTAATGTTGAGGCTGCTTTTGAGTGTATTACCAAAAATGCTCTCAAGAATGAACCTGAAGAAGAATT ATACATGCCAGAAACAATTGATGTCGGTGGCGGTGGACGGCAACAGAGGTCAACAGGCTGTGAATGTTGA
- the LOC11425786 gene encoding F-box/LRR-repeat protein At3g26922 isoform X4, whose protein sequence is MDILTKVESLQKFARVSKQFSLPLCFDSISHQKTPNLGFAEDSKVFVYETMVRRSLRSRKHKHNENEDIISNLTDCILIHVLSFLNAKEAAQTCILSKRWITLWKGLPTITLSSSNFRTEKSLAEFLSHFLSLRDGSTTIHTLDVHCLYYLEPSLFQMIIKYAISHNVQHLLMNFPCRIDLFPSCFFSCHTLTSLNLSGYDILFGQIPIFPKNLNLPALTSLSLKYFSFHRSDAGCVVEPFSTFNMLNRLIIDSCIVQDAQNLCISSTKLVNLTIIMHDCEPKTIIGTYFGLELYAPSLQTFAFSGPYTPKLFASKNVLSSIKHVNIHVTCYWNSKARETSPVLLNWLVVLTNIESLTICLYTLEVLSLVRDLLKVEFPSLFNLKSLKLKTPMPSSKLDKRVDFLIQNSPSTKVDIIHL, encoded by the exons ATGGACATTTTGACCAAG GTTGAATCATTGCAAAAATTCGCCCGCGTCTCTAAGCAGTTCTCTCTCCCCCTCTGCTTTGATTCCATCAGTCACCAAAAGACTCCAAATCTAGGTTTTGCAGAAGATTCGAAAG TTTTTGTTTACGAGACAATGGTGAGACGAAGCCTACGTAGCAGGAAACATAAGCACAACGAAAACGAAGACATTATCAGTAACTTGACTGATTGTATTCTCATTCACGTACTGTCCTTTTTGAACGCAAAAGAGGCCGCTCAAACTTGCATTTTGTCCAAAAGATGGATCACTCTCTGGAAGGGTCTTCCTACTATTACATTAAGTTCTTCGAACTTTAGGACCGAGAAAAGTTTAGCCGAATTCCTGTCTCACTTTTTATCTCTTCGCGATGGCTCAACCACTATACACACTCTCGATGTTCACTGCCTATATTACTTGGAGCCTAGCCTGTTCCAAATGATTATAAAATACGCTATTTCCCACAATGTCCAACACTTACTAATGAATTTCCCTTGTCGTATTGACCTCTTTCCCTCTTGCTTCTTTTCGTGTCACACATTAACGTCTCTTAATCTTTCTGGTTACGATATATTGTTTGGTCAGATACCaatatttccaaaaaatttaaatctgCCAGCATTAACCAGCTTGTCTTTAAAGTACTTTTCCTTTCATCGCAGTGATGCTGGTTGTGTCGTCGAGCCCTTTTCGACATTTAACATGTTGAATCGTTTGATCATTGACAGTTGTATAGTTCAGGATGCACAAAACCTTTGCATATCAAGTACCAAGCTTGtcaatttaactataattaTGCATGATTGTGAGCCTAAGACCATTATCGGAACCTATTTTGGACTCGAGCTGTATGCTCCAAGTCTTCAAACCTTTGCTTTTTCTGGTCCTTATACTCCAAAACTTTTTGCAAGCAAGAATGTTCTCTCTTCTATCAAACATGTAAATATCCATGTAACGTGTTACTGGAACTCGAAAGCAAGGGAAACCTCACCGGTTCTACTCAACTGGTTGGTTGTGCTTACCAACATCGAATCATTGACTATCTGTTTGTATACTCTTGAG GTGCTTTCCTTAGTTCGTGATTTATTGAAGGTTGAGTTCCCTTCCTTGTTTAACTTGAAGTCGCTGAAATTAAAAACGCCCATGCCTTCATCTAAACTTGACAAAAGAGTGGACTTTTTGATTCAAAACTCACCCTCGACAAAGGTTGACATCATACATTTATAA